A single window of Actinomycetota bacterium DNA harbors:
- a CDS encoding acylphosphatase, with the protein MAELARTRVVVTGIVQGVFFRAATAETARGLGLAGWVRNLPDGGVEAVFEGPRGAVASAVAWCRTGPPRAVVERVEALDEEPERLTGFGVRY; encoded by the coding sequence ATGGCCGAGCTGGCGCGGACGCGGGTCGTGGTCACCGGCATCGTGCAGGGCGTGTTCTTCCGGGCGGCCACCGCAGAGACGGCCCGCGGGCTCGGCCTGGCCGGCTGGGTGCGCAACCTGCCGGACGGCGGCGTGGAGGCGGTCTTCGAGGGTCCGCGCGGCGCAGTCGCCTCGGCTGTGGCGTGGTGTCGCACGGGGCCGCCGCGAGCAGTGGTCGAGCGCGTCGAGGCGCTCGACGAGGAACCCGAGAGGTTGACCGGGTTCGGCGTGCGGTACTGA